A portion of the Physeter macrocephalus isolate SW-GA unplaced genomic scaffold, ASM283717v5 random_602, whole genome shotgun sequence genome contains these proteins:
- the LOC114485142 gene encoding plectin-like: MVAGMLMPLDQLRTIYEVLFREGVMVAKKDRRPRSLHPHVPGVTNLQVTRAMASLRARGLVRETFAWRHFYWYLTNEGIAHLRQYLHLPPEIVPASLQRVRRPVAMVMPARRTPHVQAVQGPLGCPPKRGPLPAEDPTREERWVYRRKEPEEGAPEPPVVPVTTPGTLARPGPEPAPAAAFASLLPLPCSVAGGQAFSPFLGQGCASPSGQLAEGPGQQPMGLAALLASVALV; the protein is encoded by the exons ATGGTGGCCGGCATGCTCATGCCGCTGGACCAGCTGCGGACCATTTACGAGGTGCTCTTCCGCGAGGGTGTGATGGTGGCCAAGAAGGACCGGCGGCCCCGCAGCCTGCATCCCCACGTGCCCGGTGTCACCAACCTGCAGGTTACGCGCGCCATGGCCTCCCTGCGGGCGCGGGGCCTGGTGCGGGAGACCTTCGCCTGGCGCCACTTTTACTGGTACCTCACCAACGAGGGCATTGCCCACCTGCGCCAGTACCTGCACCTGCCGCCGGAGATCGTGCCCGCCTCTTTGCAGCGGGTGCGCCGCCCTGTCGCCATGGTGATGCCTGCCCGCCGCACCCCCCACGTGCAGGCCGTGCAGGGTCCCTTGGGCTGCCCGCCCAAGCGGGGGCCACTGCCAGCCGAGGACCCTACCCGTGAGGAGCGGTGGGTCTACCGCCGGAAGGAGCCTGAGGAGGGGGCCCCTGAGCCCCCTGTGGTGCCCGTCACCACCCCAGGGACCCTGGCGAGGCCTGGCCCGGAGCCTGCCCCAGCTGCAG CCTTCGCCTcgctgctgcccctgccctgctcagTGGCTGGTGGACAAGCCTTCTCCCCCTTCTTGGGTCAGGGGTGTG CCTCGCCCTCCGGTCAGCTTGCAGAAGGACCAGGTCAACAGCCCATGGGGCTAGCCGCCCTGCTCGCCAGCGTGGCCTTGGTCAG